A genome region from Triticum aestivum cultivar Chinese Spring chromosome 2B, IWGSC CS RefSeq v2.1, whole genome shotgun sequence includes the following:
- the LOC123045905 gene encoding 6,7-dimethyl-8-ribityllumazine synthase, chloroplastic yields the protein MAASPATSSAAARASTFARLSNAPLRAPRAAAVSFPSPNSARPAALVADARASRLPVVAAAAGGHQRLMGSLTNTEGLRFGVVVARFNEIVTNLLLQGALEAFERYSVKAENITVVSVPGSFEIPVAAQKLGKSGKYDAILCIGAVIRGDTTHYDAVANSAASGVLNAGLSAGVPCVFGVLTCDDMDQALNRAGGKAGNKGAETAITAIEMASLFRHHLA from the exons ATGGCGGCCTCACCGGCAACATCGTCcgcggccgcgagggcctccaccTTCGCACGGCTATCCAACGCGCCCCTGCGTGCGCccagagccgccgccgtctcgttcCCGTCTCCCAACTCCG CTCGTCCGGCCGCGCTGGTCGCGGATGCTCGGGCTTCCCGGCTCCCCGTCGTGGCCGCAGCCGCCGGAGGGCACCAGCGGCTGATGGGGTCGCTGACCAACACCGAGGGGCTCAGGTTCGGCGTG GTTGTGGCACGGTTCAATGAGATAGTGACCAACTTGCTTCTGCAGGGGGCTTTAGAGGCATTCGAGCGATACTCTGTCAAAGCAGAAAATATCACC GTTGTTAGTGTTCCTGGCAGCTTTGAAATTCCTGTTGCAGCACAGAAGCTTGGGAAGTCTGGAAAGTATGATGCAATTTTGTGCATTGGGGCTGTG ATTAGAGGTGACACAACCCACTATGATGCTGTTGCAAACTCTGCTGCTTCAGGTGTACTCAATGCTGGATTGTCTGCTG GCGTCCCCTGCGTATTTGGTGTTCTGACCTGTGATGACATGGACCAG GCGCTAAATCGTGCTGGTGGCAAGGCTGGAAACAAAGGTGCTGAGACCGCCATAACTGCT ATTGAGATGGCCTCGCTGTTTCGGCATCACTTAGCCTGA
- the LOC123045906 gene encoding la protein 1 has protein sequence MATKAAAADPAAAAAPPAAAAPAAPAPAVSLDETKAKNVLRQVEFYFSDSNLPRDGFLRKTVEESEDGLVSLALICSFAKMRSHLGLDAAVKEDGVPETTVLAVAKVLRCSAALRVSEDGKRVGRANELLKPDEIIVQIDSRSIAVSPLPHNVKLEDVQSFFTQYGKVNSVRLPKHVSDKRQFCGTALVEFSEEDEANNIMNNKLSFAGADLEIKTKKEFDAEMEAKKEAYEKSHPNAHPNKNGHDEGYPKGLILSFKLKRILADGDTEQNGGDKVDNSDNAKKEGASDSAEESGKASEEKAPENTDAKEEKPDDAEELKGSDAQSVKKDDKSLSENDKEPVSREDFKEYFAKFGTVRYVDFSKGDDSGYLRFEESTAAEKARAFAALADEGGLVMKGHLVTLEPVSGQAEKDYWSGIKGGQGRFNNNNRSNRGGRDWKNNRGAGGRHHGGGKRGGRHSDNHERANKVQKLDSSP, from the exons ATGGCGAcaaaagccgccgccgccgaccccgccgccgccgccgctccccccgccgccgcagcccccgcCGCTCCAGCCCCCGCGGTTTCCCTCGACGAGACCAAGGCGAAGAATGTCCTCCGCCAG GTGGAGTTCTACTTCAGCGACAGCAACCTCCCCCGCGACGGTTTCCTGCGGAAGACCGTCGAGGAGAGCGAGGATGGAT TGGTGAGCTTGGCTCTCATCTGCTCCTTCGCGAAGATGAGGTCGCACCTTGGCCTAGATGCCGCCGTGAAGGAGGACGGCGTTCCAGAGACGACAGTGCTTGCGGTCGCCAAGGTGCTGCGTTGTTCCGCGGCCCTCCGTGTCTCCGAGGACG GGAAGAGAGTTGGGAGAGCTAACGAGTTGTTGAAGCCAGATGAGATTATAGTGCAAATTGACTCGAGGTCAATTGCTGTGTCACCACTTCCTCACAACGTAAAGCTGGAAGATGTTCAATCTTTCTTTACTCAGTATGGCAAG GTTAACAGCGTAAGGCTACCAAAACATGTTTCTGACAAGAGGCAGTTCTGCGGCACAGCTTTGGTCGAATTTTCGGAAGAAGATGAAGCGAACAATATCATGAATAACAAACTTAGTTTTGCAGGAGCGGATCTGGAAATAAAAACAAA GAAGGAATTTGATGCTGAAATGGAGGCTAAGAAAGAAGCTTATGAGAAGTCGCACCCTAATGCACACCCTAATAAAAACGGCCATGATGAAGG ATACCCAAAAGGTCTGATCCTGTCTTTCAAGCTGAAGAGAATTCTAGCTGATGGTGACACAGAGCAAAATGGTGGGGACAAAGTTGATAATAGCGACAATGCCAAGAAGGAAGGGGCTTCCGATTCTGCGGAGGAATCGGGGAAAGCTTCTGAAGAGAAGGCCCCTGAGAACACTGATGCCAAGGAAGAGAAGCCAGATGATGCTGAGGAGTTGAAAGGGTCAGATGCACAATCTGTTAAAAAGGATGATAAAAGCCTTTCAGAAAATGACAAGGAACCAGTTTCAAGGGAGGACTTCAAAGAATATTTTGCCAAATTTGGCACAGTGCGG TACGTGGACTTCAGTAAGGGGGATGATTCAGGATACCTTAGGTTTGAGGAATCAACGGCTGCGGAAAAGGCCCGTGCATTTGCAGCTCTTGCGGATGAAGGTGGTTTGGTTATGAAGGGGCACCTTGTCACTTTGGAACCTGTGTCTG GACAAGCTGAGAAAGATTATTGGAGTGGAATAAAGGGTGGCCAAGGGAGATTCAATAACAATAATAGAAGCAACAGGGGAGGAAG GGACTGGAAGAACAACAGAGGTGCCGGCGGAAGGCACCACGGTGGTGGGAAGCGGGGTGGTCGCCACTCTGACAACCATGAAAGGGCTAACAAAGTCCAAAAGCTCGATTCGTCTCCTTAG